A genomic segment from Rhodospirillaceae bacterium encodes:
- a CDS encoding radical SAM protein, with protein sequence MTWLLINPTNHFLKMFPTGIAYVSASLKANGVAVQTLNLEFIPEDQVFDTIDKTLADKTLKVVGLGGLYFEFDRIRSIIEQIRRVRPDITVVVGNGVVSSDPKLMLPALGAQIGVIGEGEETVVELAQALEKATPLENIDGLAIFDESKNEVTLTQARKAIMDIDSIPIPDYEGFDIERYLDSQNVVTYYGYSYMDNPRPSPILASRSCPFKCTFCYHSIGTYRKRSMENFFAEVEMMVKKYNVNSLLIYDDLFAVKASRLVEFCEHIEKYDLKWQVSMRVQSIDDGKIDTRLLRRMKEAGCVSINLGLESVNEKILESMVKKTTKRQVETAVRMIAEADLTMQGNFIFGDTVETTDTANDTLNWWVQHKEAAIQTDPIWVFPGTPLFHQALADGHIASTEEYLNLPNPAFNVSSLDDSTFNQMKSTLAEIQNHLNRFPGTLRELEKGATHEGQQGYHITIRCPHCGHDHTFRDHAAWNRLMCRTCGGLFDVPIHRHLGWSNYSVESRRLTSRATRAYFDGNFGKAYIEARSALFDHPCNKDANFIAGTIALKAGFLNPAARFISEAIQQKSDQGHIYNNYGICLFGIGEIELALLVFRHAQLLEETIDEAVHNEAMALEALGGEEMNLQLVHAPGRPHRDIGNLKISEPPVNLDGSTVPAKAPFRPRYAAMEKPSRRDPMTGAA encoded by the coding sequence ATGACCTGGCTTTTAATAAATCCGACCAATCATTTTCTCAAAATGTTTCCCACCGGTATCGCCTATGTATCGGCTTCCCTTAAGGCGAACGGCGTTGCGGTCCAGACCCTGAATCTGGAATTCATCCCTGAGGATCAAGTCTTCGACACCATTGATAAAACCCTGGCCGACAAGACCCTGAAAGTCGTCGGTTTGGGTGGCCTGTATTTTGAATTTGACCGAATCCGCAGCATCATTGAACAAATTCGCCGGGTTCGCCCTGACATTACAGTGGTTGTTGGCAATGGTGTGGTCAGCAGCGATCCAAAGTTAATGCTGCCTGCGCTCGGTGCCCAAATCGGCGTTATCGGCGAAGGCGAGGAGACTGTGGTTGAATTGGCGCAAGCGCTGGAAAAGGCAACACCCCTTGAAAATATCGACGGCCTTGCGATCTTTGATGAATCCAAAAACGAGGTCACATTAACACAAGCCCGCAAGGCGATTATGGACATCGATTCCATTCCCATCCCCGATTACGAAGGCTTTGATATTGAGCGTTATCTGGATAGCCAGAACGTGGTCACCTATTACGGTTATTCCTATATGGATAATCCGCGTCCATCCCCCATATTGGCATCCCGCTCATGCCCTTTCAAATGCACCTTCTGCTACCATTCCATAGGCACTTACCGAAAGCGCTCCATGGAAAACTTCTTTGCTGAAGTTGAGATGATGGTCAAAAAATACAACGTCAATTCCCTGCTGATCTATGATGACCTGTTCGCTGTCAAGGCATCGCGACTGGTGGAATTTTGCGAACATATCGAAAAGTATGACCTCAAATGGCAGGTTTCCATGCGGGTTCAAAGCATTGATGACGGCAAGATTGATACCAGGCTGCTCAGGCGCATGAAAGAAGCCGGATGTGTCTCCATCAATCTTGGGCTTGAGAGCGTCAATGAAAAAATTCTCGAAAGCATGGTCAAGAAGACGACAAAAAGGCAGGTCGAGACTGCCGTTCGGATGATTGCCGAAGCAGATTTGACCATGCAGGGAAATTTCATTTTTGGCGATACAGTGGAAACAACAGACACGGCAAACGACACCCTGAACTGGTGGGTTCAACACAAGGAAGCCGCCATTCAGACCGATCCAATTTGGGTATTCCCTGGAACGCCTTTATTCCATCAGGCGCTTGCCGACGGGCACATCGCATCGACCGAAGAATACCTTAATCTGCCCAACCCGGCATTCAATGTCAGTTCACTTGACGATAGCACTTTCAATCAGATGAAGAGCACGCTGGCAGAAATTCAAAATCACCTGAACCGTTTTCCGGGAACACTGAGGGAATTGGAGAAGGGTGCAACGCATGAGGGCCAACAGGGTTACCACATTACCATACGGTGCCCGCATTGCGGTCATGACCACACTTTCCGTGATCATGCAGCCTGGAACCGATTAATGTGCCGCACTTGCGGTGGTCTGTTCGATGTTCCAATCCACAGGCATTTGGGATGGAGTAATTATTCTGTTGAATCTCGCCGCCTTACCTCCAGGGCAACCAGGGCGTATTTCGATGGAAACTTCGGAAAAGCCTATATAGAAGCGCGCTCTGCCCTTTTTGATCATCCTTGCAACAAGGACGCTAATTTCATTGCAGGTACAATAGCCCTGAAAGCCGGTTTCCTAAATCCGGCGGCACGGTTTATCAGCGAGGCTATTCAACAAAAATCGGATCAGGGACACATATACAACAACTACGGCATCTGCTTGTTCGGAATCGGTGAAATCGAACTGGCGTTGCTGGTGTTTCGCCATGCCCAATTGCTTGAAGAGACCATTGATGAGGCCGTGCACAACGAAGCCATGGCGCTTGAGGCGCTGGGGGGTGAGGAAATGAACCTGCAACTGGTCCA